In Listeria cossartiae subsp. cossartiae, the DNA window AAATATATTGAAAAAAAGTTTGAAGTAGATCCATACATGAAACAAGTTTTTGTGCGCGGAGAAATTTCTAATTTAAAACAACCGGCGAGTGGACATCTATATTTTACGGTAAAAGATGAATTTGCGATGCTTCGTTCTGTCATGTTTCACAAAGCAGTTCAAAAGATTGGTTTTGTCCCAGAAGATGGTATGAATGTCCTAATCACAGGGCGGATTGGTGTATTTAACAAAGCCGGACGTTATCAGTTTTATGCAGAACACATGGAACCAGATGGCGTTGGGGCGCTTTATATTCAATTAGAGCAATTAAAAGCACAATTAGAAAAGGAAGGGCTTTTTGCGGAAACGCATAAAAAAGTGCTTCCTTCTTTCCCGTCCAAAGTCGCTGTAGTCACATCAAAAACGGGTGCAGCAGTTCGCGACATTCTAACAACGATTCATCGCAGAATGCCATCTGTAGAAGTGATTGTTTACCCAACGATTGTTCAAGGTGAGAAAGCGGCACAGAAAATCGTCGAAAATATTGGTAAAATTAATCAACGAAACGATATTGACGTCATGATTATCGGACGTGGTGGAGGTTCCTTGGAGGAATTATGGGCTTTTAATGAAGAACCAGTTGTTCGAGCGGTGTATGATTCCGATGTACCAGTCATCTCGGCAGTCGGGCATGAAACGGATTTTGCCCTAAGTGATTTTTCAGCTGATGTAAGAGCGGCAACACCAACTGCCGCAGCCGAACTTGCTGTCCCAGACTATCGTGATTTAGCAGAACGATTAGCAGAACGTCAATACCGATTACGAGCAGTAACAAGGCAATTATTAGAAAGAAAAGAACGTTCACTAGAGCAGCTGAAACAACATTTATTACTAAATGGTCCGAAACATCAATTAGAACAACAAATGGAACGGACAGATTATTTTGCAGAACGTTTAAATAATGCCTTTTCTAAACAAGTATTTGTTAAACAAACAGCATTCCAGCGATTAAATGATCGATTACATTACTATCACCCGAAAAAAGAAATTGAACTTCAAAAAGAACAGATTGTGTTACGCCAACAAGCCTTAGATAAAGCGATGAAACAACTTTTGAAAGATAAACAACAATCTTTCTTTAGGCAAGTCGACGCGCTAGAACATCTGAGTCCTCTTTCTTTATTGAAGCGGGGATTTGGTGTAACGTATAAAGAGAATACGCTGGTCAAATCGGTCCAAGAACTTGAAGTTGGCGATAATATCCAAGTGAAAATGCAAGGCGGACACATAGATGCACTCATTACCGCGAAGGAGGAAGATACAAGTGGCAACTAAAAAGAAAACTTTTGAAGAAGCAATTGCAGAACTAGAAACAATCGTAGAAGCGCTCGAAAATGGTAGTGCCTCACTAGAAGATTCCCTCGACATGTATCAAAAAGGAATCGAATTAACGAAATTGTGCCAAGATAAATTACAAGCAGCAGAAAAACGAATGGCAAAAGTAGTCACAGATGCAGGAGAAGAAATTCCTTTTGAAGCGGATGGTGAATAAATTTGCAAGATTTAACCTTTTTTCTAGAACAGTACAAAAAAGTAATCGATGAGTCGCTTTTTAAAGAAATAAACACACGTCATATTGAGCCTAAATTAAAAGAATCCATGTTGTATTCTGTTCAAGCAGGTGGAAAAAGAATACGGCCAATGCTTGTTTTTGCAACGTTACAAGCTTTAAAAGCAGATCCACTTTTAGGCGTAAAAACAGCAACTGCTTTAGAAATGATTCATACGTATAGCTTAATTCATGATGATTTACCGGCAATGGATAATGATGATTATCGCCGCGGGAAATGGACGAATCACAAAATTTATGGTGATGCGACGGCTATTTTAGCAGGAGATGCGTTGCTTACGCTGGCATTTTCTATTTTAGCGGAAGATGAAAATTTATCATTGGAAACACGCTTAGCTCTGATTAAGGAAATTAGTTTCAGTAGTGGCGCAGAAGGCATGGTCGGCGGACAACAAGCAGATATGGAAGCCGAAAACAAACAAGTCTCACTAGAAGAACTATCATCTATTCACGCGCGAAAAACAGGGGAATTATTAATTTTCGCAGTAACTTCTGCCGCGAAAATTGCTGAAGCTGCTCCGGAGCAAACAAAACGGTTGCGAATTTTTGCGGAAAATATTGGTATCGGTTTTCAAATTAGCGACGATATTTTAGATGTAATTGGCGATGAAACAAAAATGGGTAAAAAGACAGGGGCGGATGCTTTTCTGAATAAAAGTACCTATCCCGGATTACTCACGTTAGATGGTGCTAAAAGGGCATTAAACGAGCATGTTTCAATTGCAAAGTCAGCGCTTTCAGGACATGGTTTTGATGACGAAATTCTGTTGCAACTTGCTGATTTAATCGCACTTAGAGAAAATTAATCATAATTATCTAGTAATTTCAAAAAATTTTCACATATATAATTCAATTTGATTTGCTTTTCCTAAAATACCGTGTTATACTAATGTAAGATTATTTTTGTGGGTGAAAGATACGATTGTGAACAACTTTCCATCTCGTGCCGTTAAGCAAGAATAGTAAATAATTAGTGTGCATAACACACGAGGAGGAACATGAACATGGAACAAGGTACAGTAAAATGGTTTAACGCAGAAAAAGGATTTGGTTTTATCGAACGCGAAAACGGTGACGATGTATTCGTACATTTCAGCGCTATCCAAGGCGACGGATTCAAATCTTTAGACGAAGGTCAAGCAGTAACTTTCGACGTTGAAGAAGGCCAACGCGGACCTCAAGCAGCTAACGTTCAAAAAGCGTAATTCTATTTTTTGAATAAGAAAAAGCAAATCATTTCGGTGATTTGCTTTTTTATTTGTCTAAAACAACTTTACCTTGTTTGGTTTAACAGCAATTGTTTGCTATAATAAGAACAATTAATCGAGAAAAAAGACCTTGCACGCATTCATGCGAGCGACTCTTTGGAAAGTGAGTTGTTTTTATTTGGATCTTTTACAGATAAAGGATCCCTCCTTTATTAAACAGTTGGATATACATGAATTAGAAGCACTTGCGGCAGATATTCGCGCTTTTTTAATTACTTCTACTTCCAAATCAGGTGGGCATATTGGTCCGAACCTTGGTGTGGTAGAACTAACGATTGCGCTGCATTACACTTTTAATAGTCCGACAGATAAATTTATTTGGGATGTTGGTCACCAGTCTTATGTGCACAAAATCCTGACTGGAAGAGCGAATCAGTTTGATACATTACGCCAACACGGTGGTTTAGATGGATTTCCTAAGCGAAAAGAATCTATCCATGATGTGTTTGAAACGGGCCACAGCTCGACTTCTTTGTCAGCAGCAGCTGGAATGGTCATTGCGAGAGATATAAAAAAAGAAGACTTTTATGTAGTTCCTGTGATTGGTGATGGAGCGCTGACTGGCGGGATGGCCTTAGAAGCCTTGAATCATATAGGCGACATGGGTAAAAACATGATTGTGATTTTGAATGATAATGATATGTCGATTGCACCGAATGTGGGGGCGCTCCACAATGTACTTGGAAAATTAAGAACATCCGATAAACCCCGACAAACAGAAACAAATGCCGGTAGTACTTTTTTTGAAGAATTAGGATTTATGTACCTCGGACCAATTGATGGGCATAATTTAGAAGCTATTATTACTAACTTGGAATTGGCTAAACGCACGAAAGGTCCTGTACTCCTCCATATCGTCACGAAAAAAGGAAAAGGGTACCAACCGGCCGAATTGGACTCTCGTGGCACCTGGCATGGTACAGGGCCATACAAAGTCGAAACGGGTAGCTTTATTAAACCGATTAAGCATGCGCCGTCATGGAGTTCAATTATTAGTAATGAATTAATGCGTTTAGCAAAAACTGATGAACGCATTGTAGCGATAACTCCTGCAATGCCGGTCGGGTCTAAACTAGAAAAATTTGCGCAAGCTTTCCCGGAACGGTTTTTTGATGTTGGGATTGCCGAGCAGCATGCGACAACGATGGCGGCTGGTTTAGCAACGCAAGGAATGAAACCTTTCCTCGCCATTTATTCGACCTTTTTACAGAGAGCTTATGACCAATTAGTTCATGATGTTAGCCGGCAAAAGTTGAATGTCGTTATTGGGATTGACCGAGCTGGACTAGTTGGTGCGGACGGCGAAACACATCAAGGTATTTTTGATATTTCGTTTTTGAATAGTATTCCGAATATGACGATTGCGATGCCAAAAGATGAAATCGAAGCAAAGCAGTTAATGGATACAGCGTTTGCTTATGATGATGGACCGTTTGCAATCCGTTATCCGCGTGGAAATGGACCTGGTACAGCGTTTACTGAATCAACCGAGCTTATCCCAGTCGGACAGTGGGAAACACTTATTCAGCCGATTGACGCCGTTATTTTAACTTTTGGACCAACTATCCAATTAGCGCTTAAAGCGGCGGAACGATTAGAGGCAGAAGGGCGTCATGTTGGTATAATTAATGCGCGCTACATCAAACCGTTAGACGAAACACTTTTACACCAAATTTTAAAGCGAAAAATCCCCATTTTAACTGTCGAGGAATCATTATTAAAAGGCGGATTTGGCGCGAGTGTGTTAGAATTTATTGAAGCGAATAATTATACGGATGTTGCGATACACCGAATTGGATTACCAGATGAATTTATTAGCCATGGTTCAGTACCGCTAATACTGGAATCATTCGGCATATCGACAACTGGAATGGTATTAAAAATAAAAGAAATGCTCGCACAAAGCGAGAAGTTAAGGGCGAAGAGACTATGACAATAAAAAAAGAACGCGCAGACATTCTGCTAGTAGAACAAGGTTTATTTGAAACAAGAGAAAAAGCAAAACGCGCTATTATGGCGGGGATTGTTTATCGAAAAGAAGAACGCGTAGATAAACCGGGAGAAAAAATCCCTGTAGACAGCGAACTTCAAGTGAAAGGGAAACAAATGCCATACGTCAGTCGTGGCGGCTTAAAATTAGAAAAAGCATTGCAAGTATTTGATTTCGATGTGAAAGACAAACTGATGCTAGATATTGGTGCTTCGACAGGTGGTTTTACAGACTGCGCTTTGCAAAATGGAGCAAGACACTCGTATGCCTTAGATGTTGGCTACAATCAATTGGCGTGGAAACTGCGTAATGATGACCGAGTTACCGTGATGGAACGAACTAATTTCCGTCATGTGACACCAGCTGACTTTGCGGAAGGTTTAGCCGATTTTGCGACAATTGACGTTTCCTTTATTTCGCTCAAACTGATTTTACCAGTGCTTAGAACGGTACTTGTGACAGGCGGCGATGTGATGACGCTTATCAAACCACAATTTGAGGCTGGCCGGGAGCAAGTTGGCAAAAAAGGAATTATTCGCGATCCGGCAGTACATGCGTCTGTCGTGGAAAATATCGTTCAATTTGCGCTCGATAATGGTTATGACTTGATGGGACTTGATTTCTCGCCTATTACGGGAGGCGAAGGAAACATCGAATTTATCGCGCACCTTAAATGGACTGGCGAAGAAACTGGAACAAGCCATTTAGAAGCAGATGCGATTACAAAACTTATCGAAAAAGCACATACTAAATTAGATAAATAATGTATACCGGAAAGCAGCGATGTTTTCCGGTTTTTGCTTTTACCATGCTATTTTGGCTCGTTTTACGATGTATTTCCTATGTATAAAGTATTAAAGAAACTTTTCTTGCATAAATTTGCACTAAATCCGTGACTTTATGCGTTTTTTCGGATAAGATGTAAGTAGAAAATTATCGTGAGGTGAAGAAGGAATGAATAAAGGTCATCGTCATATTATTATTCGAGAATTGATTACATCTAATGAGATTGACACGCAAGAGGATTTAGTAGAACTTCTATTAGAACGCGATGTGAAAGTCACCCAGGCAACCGTTTCCCGTGATATTAAAGAACTTCATCTTGTCAAAGTTCCAACACAAACAGGGGGCTACAAATATAGTCTTCCTGCCGATAATAGCTTTAACCCACACCAAAAATTAAAACGCGCTTTGATTGATTGCTTTATTGGTATCGATAATGTGCAATTTATGATTATTTTAAAAGTAATGCCAGGTAACGGAAATTCCGTTGGTGCATTAATAGATAACTTGGACTGGCCAGAAAAAGCTGGAACTATTTGTGGAGATGACACTTGCTTGATCATTTGTCGCTCAGAAGAAAATGCCAAAACATTAACAGATCGTTTTATCGATATGCTTTAAAATTTGTTGGAGGTGAAAGATTTTGCTTCAAGAAATGACAATTAAAAACTTTGCTATCATCGAATCGCTTTCTTTAACTTTTCAAGAAGGGATGACGGTATTAACAGGGGAGACCGGCGCTGGTAAATCAATTATTATTGATGCGCTTGGTCTTCTTGTTGGCGGACGTGGGTCGGCTGACTTTATCCGCCACGGCGAGGAACGCTTGGAACTTCAAGGG includes these proteins:
- a CDS encoding exodeoxyribonuclease VII small subunit, which produces MATKKKTFEEAIAELETIVEALENGSASLEDSLDMYQKGIELTKLCQDKLQAAEKRMAKVVTDAGEEIPFEADGE
- a CDS encoding cold-shock protein encodes the protein MEQGTVKWFNAEKGFGFIERENGDDVFVHFSAIQGDGFKSLDEGQAVTFDVEEGQRGPQAANVQKA
- the dxs gene encoding 1-deoxy-D-xylulose-5-phosphate synthase, which codes for MSCFYLDLLQIKDPSFIKQLDIHELEALAADIRAFLITSTSKSGGHIGPNLGVVELTIALHYTFNSPTDKFIWDVGHQSYVHKILTGRANQFDTLRQHGGLDGFPKRKESIHDVFETGHSSTSLSAAAGMVIARDIKKEDFYVVPVIGDGALTGGMALEALNHIGDMGKNMIVILNDNDMSIAPNVGALHNVLGKLRTSDKPRQTETNAGSTFFEELGFMYLGPIDGHNLEAIITNLELAKRTKGPVLLHIVTKKGKGYQPAELDSRGTWHGTGPYKVETGSFIKPIKHAPSWSSIISNELMRLAKTDERIVAITPAMPVGSKLEKFAQAFPERFFDVGIAEQHATTMAAGLATQGMKPFLAIYSTFLQRAYDQLVHDVSRQKLNVVIGIDRAGLVGADGETHQGIFDISFLNSIPNMTIAMPKDEIEAKQLMDTAFAYDDGPFAIRYPRGNGPGTAFTESTELIPVGQWETLIQPIDAVILTFGPTIQLALKAAERLEAEGRHVGIINARYIKPLDETLLHQILKRKIPILTVEESLLKGGFGASVLEFIEANNYTDVAIHRIGLPDEFISHGSVPLILESFGISTTGMVLKIKEMLAQSEKLRAKRL
- the xseA gene encoding exodeoxyribonuclease VII large subunit; protein product: MEQDKYLTVAAITKYIEKKFEVDPYMKQVFVRGEISNLKQPASGHLYFTVKDEFAMLRSVMFHKAVQKIGFVPEDGMNVLITGRIGVFNKAGRYQFYAEHMEPDGVGALYIQLEQLKAQLEKEGLFAETHKKVLPSFPSKVAVVTSKTGAAVRDILTTIHRRMPSVEVIVYPTIVQGEKAAQKIVENIGKINQRNDIDVMIIGRGGGSLEELWAFNEEPVVRAVYDSDVPVISAVGHETDFALSDFSADVRAATPTAAAELAVPDYRDLAERLAERQYRLRAVTRQLLERKERSLEQLKQHLLLNGPKHQLEQQMERTDYFAERLNNAFSKQVFVKQTAFQRLNDRLHYYHPKKEIELQKEQIVLRQQALDKAMKQLLKDKQQSFFRQVDALEHLSPLSLLKRGFGVTYKENTLVKSVQELEVGDNIQVKMQGGHIDALITAKEEDTSGN
- a CDS encoding TlyA family RNA methyltransferase, whose translation is MTIKKERADILLVEQGLFETREKAKRAIMAGIVYRKEERVDKPGEKIPVDSELQVKGKQMPYVSRGGLKLEKALQVFDFDVKDKLMLDIGASTGGFTDCALQNGARHSYALDVGYNQLAWKLRNDDRVTVMERTNFRHVTPADFAEGLADFATIDVSFISLKLILPVLRTVLVTGGDVMTLIKPQFEAGREQVGKKGIIRDPAVHASVVENIVQFALDNGYDLMGLDFSPITGGEGNIEFIAHLKWTGEETGTSHLEADAITKLIEKAHTKLDK
- a CDS encoding polyprenyl synthetase family protein — encoded protein: MQDLTFFLEQYKKVIDESLFKEINTRHIEPKLKESMLYSVQAGGKRIRPMLVFATLQALKADPLLGVKTATALEMIHTYSLIHDDLPAMDNDDYRRGKWTNHKIYGDATAILAGDALLTLAFSILAEDENLSLETRLALIKEISFSSGAEGMVGGQQADMEAENKQVSLEELSSIHARKTGELLIFAVTSAAKIAEAAPEQTKRLRIFAENIGIGFQISDDILDVIGDETKMGKKTGADAFLNKSTYPGLLTLDGAKRALNEHVSIAKSALSGHGFDDEILLQLADLIALREN
- the ahrC gene encoding transcriptional regulator AhrC/ArgR is translated as MNKGHRHIIIRELITSNEIDTQEDLVELLLERDVKVTQATVSRDIKELHLVKVPTQTGGYKYSLPADNSFNPHQKLKRALIDCFIGIDNVQFMIILKVMPGNGNSVGALIDNLDWPEKAGTICGDDTCLIICRSEENAKTLTDRFIDML